A genomic window from Chitinophaga pollutisoli includes:
- a CDS encoding RNA polymerase sigma factor RpoD/SigA has product MRQLKIATQITNRDSQAVEKYLQEISKIPLLTPEEETILAQRIKMGDQRALERLTTGNLRFVVSVAKQYQHQGLSLSDLINEGNLGLIKAAQRFDETKGFKFISYAVWWIRQSILQALAEQGRLVRLPQNKIGTYNKANKAYMAFEQENEREPSTEELAEILEMSESEINNIFQSNTRHMSLDAPVHEAEDVAMGDLLEGGDVTDDDVMQDSLREEIRRVLKSLSPREAEIVNAYFGLDGENGATIEQIGQKYDLTKERIRQIKERAIKRLQKARYSGALKSYLG; this is encoded by the coding sequence ATGAGGCAACTTAAAATTGCCACCCAGATCACCAATCGTGATTCGCAGGCGGTAGAAAAATACCTCCAGGAAATCTCGAAGATCCCTTTGTTAACTCCAGAGGAAGAGACGATACTGGCCCAACGTATTAAAATGGGGGACCAGCGCGCTCTCGAAAGATTAACGACCGGGAACCTCCGGTTCGTTGTATCCGTCGCCAAACAATATCAGCACCAGGGCTTAAGCCTCAGCGACCTCATTAATGAAGGCAATTTAGGGTTGATCAAAGCGGCACAGCGGTTCGACGAAACCAAGGGTTTCAAGTTTATCTCTTACGCCGTATGGTGGATCCGCCAGTCCATCCTGCAGGCTTTGGCAGAGCAAGGCCGTCTGGTCCGCCTGCCGCAAAACAAAATCGGCACTTACAACAAAGCGAATAAAGCCTACATGGCATTCGAACAGGAAAACGAACGCGAGCCCTCCACCGAGGAACTGGCCGAAATCCTGGAAATGTCCGAATCGGAGATTAACAATATCTTCCAGAGCAATACCCGCCACATGTCTCTCGACGCTCCCGTTCACGAAGCGGAAGACGTTGCCATGGGCGACCTCCTGGAAGGCGGCGACGTGACGGACGACGATGTGATGCAGGACTCGCTCAGAGAAGAAATCCGCCGCGTGCTCAAATCCCTGAGCCCCCGCGAAGCGGAAATCGTGAACGCGTACTTTGGTCTGGATGGTGAAAACGGTGCAACGATCGAACAGATAGGACAGAAGTATGATTTGACGAAAGAACGTATCCGCCAAATCAAGGAAAGGGCCATCAAACGCCTGCAGAAAGCCCGCTACAGCGGCGCACTGAAATCCTACCTGGGGTAA